In Candida orthopsilosis Co 90-125, chromosome 6 draft sequence, the following are encoded in one genomic region:
- a CDS encoding Coq3 protein (involved in coenzyme Q biosynthesis), producing the protein MSSRRGAIAIKNWKPVRFLSKSQACLQNLQNAPKYTFSSASEMSHFNALASSWWDVNGPQRILHKMNLLRMDFIYETISSHTKLNANVNSADDEIYIPPYNVDLLPVPVRERIILDQEERKEEILEASKLKVLDVGCGGGILSESMARSPFVSSVKGIDLSTDVLEAAKIHKAKDPMLENKLQYELSAIENIPKEERFDIVTMFEVLEHVDYPSRVLLEGLERLKVGGWLFLSTINRDPVSWFTTILMGEHILRIVPVGTHTLEKYINQYEIKDWVEEDANRREKYKVVDTRGCVYVPAYGWEFTSCPNIGNYFMAIQRKF; encoded by the coding sequence ATGAGTAGCAGGAGAGGTGCAATTGCCataaaaaattggaaaccAGTCAGATTCCTTTCCAAAAGCCAGGCATGTTTGCAAAATCTCCAGAATGCACCAAAGTATACATTCTCCTCGGCATCAGAAATGTCACACTTTAATGCCCTTGCTTCATCATGGTGGGACGTCAACGGTCCTCAGCGTATTTTGCACAAGATGAATTTGTTAAGAATGGACTTTATATATGAAACAATCCTGCTGCATACAAAACTAAACGCTAATGTCAATTCAGCGGACGATGAAATTTACATTCCTCCGTATAATGTTGACTTGTTGCCAGTACCGGTGAGAGAAAGGATAATTCTCGACCAAGAGGAGAGAAAAGAGGAGATATTGGAAGCAAGCAAACTAAAGGTTCTAGATGTAGGGTGTGGAGGTGGTATTTTATCGGAATCAATGGCAAGATCTCCATTTGTGTCTAGTGTGAAAGGAATAGACTTGTCAACTGATGTTTTAGAAGCAGCAAAAATTCATAAGGCCAAGGATCCaatgttggaaaataaATTACAATACGAGTTGTCAGCCATTGAAAATAtaccaaaagaagaaaggtTTGACATTGTTACTATGTTTGAGGTCTTGGAACATGTGGACTACCCATCTAGGGTACTCCTTGAAGGTTTGGAGAGATTGAAAGTAGGTGGATGGTTGTTTCTTTCGACGATAAACAGAGATCCAGTGAGCTGGTTTACGACGATATTAATGGGTGAACATATTTTGAGGATTGTACCTGTTGGCACACACACATTGGAAAAGTACATTAATCAATATGAAATTAAAGATTGGGTTGAAGAGGATGCCAATAGAAGGGAAAAGTATAAAGTCGTTGATACTAGAGGATGCGTGTATGTCCCTGCCTATGGATGGGAGTTTACTTCGTGTCCAAATATTGGCAATTATTTCATGGCTatacaaagaaaattcTAA
- a CDS encoding Cta1 protein (protein similar to S. cerevisiae Mos10p, which affects S. cerevisiae filamentous growth), with the protein MNRLFGTKNTAPKPSLNDAIKGIDERVSSLDVKLSKINSELSTYQQKITRMRDGPGKSALKQKALKLLRQRKQIEAQKDQLENQSWNMSQASMTTDNLQNTMVTINAMKTANKELKKTYGKIDIDELENLQDEMLDLIDKSNELQEALSTSYDVPEDVSESELDAELEALGEEIDFENEMAESGIGAPSYLSDAEPTNADKLPTFIDEEPEKTEKIAN; encoded by the coding sequence ATGAATAGGTTATTTGGAACTAAAAATACTGCTCCAAAGCCATCCTTGAATGATGCAATTAAAGGGATTGATGAAAGAGTTAGCTCGTTAGATGTCAAGTTGAGCAAAATAAACTCAGAATTATCAACTTATCAGCAAAAGATAACTAGAATGCGTGATGGACCAGGAAAGTCAGCTTTAAAGCAGAAAGCTCTCAAGTTGTTGAGgcaaagaaaacaaattgaagcaCAAAAGGATCAACTAGAGAATCAGTCTTGGAATATGTCGCAGGCGTCAATGACTACCGATAACTTACAAAATACCATGGTGACAATCAATGCAATGAAAACAGCAAAtaaggaattgaaaaagacaTACGGAAAGATTGATATCGATGAACTTGAAAACTTACAAGATGAAATGTTGGATCTAATAGACAAGTCTAACGAACTACAGGAAGCACTTTCAACAAGCTATGATGTACCGGAAGATGTTAGTGAAAGTGAATTAGATGCTGAATTGGAAGCTTTGGGAGAAGAAATCGATTTTGAGAATGAAATGGCAGAGAGTGGAATAGGTGCACCAAGCTACTTGAGTGATGCAGAGCCTACCAATGCAGATAAACTCCCTActtttattgatgaagagcCAGAAAAGACtgaaaaaattgcaaattaG
- a CDS encoding Fpg1 Formamidopyrimidine DNA glycosylase (involved in repair of gamma-irradiated DNA): MPEVAEVAHVCALLKRNVLGFKIKKVNLSLDPLLFPVLKESTDPNAELEMMRSKLVGSRIDSVGRHGKYFWLRLTKEGVPKSSVLLMHFGMTGMIKIRNVKSHLVFMENGGDKKILRELSEPKKEGVMKVEPDTEWPPRFSKFEMDLVIDDFKLELSFVDPRRLGRVRLITDRKAETDEGLLQLPPLDALGPDYSKSEVETKVSDFVFGDPDPHHHGRPRLDLRGFNELILSKKKAIKSLLLDQAYFAGVGNWVGDEVLFHAKLHPNEIISSKIERNSGNINPVIERLYESLIYVCEEAVKCEGDSKKFPSHWLMLHRWGKARKSQGKAKTKEGFILDHITVGGRTSCFAPEVQRLLKKELEGDGKDYNPKTKGKRKQEEESEKSVKRKGRGRV; this comes from the exons ATGCCTGAGGTAGCAGAA GTGGCCCATGTTTGCGCTTTATTGAAGAGGAATGTTCTAGGatttaaaatcaaaaaggTCAATCTATCTTTGGACCCCTTGTTATTTCCTGTACTTAAAGAATCAACAGACCCCAATGCAGAGCTCGAAATGATGAGATCCAAACTCGTGGGCTCACGCATTGACTCAGTAGGACGGCACGGAAAATATTTTTGGCTCAGGTTGACAAAAGAAGGAGTGCCGAAACTGAGCGTGTTACTTATGCATTTCGGAATGACTGGGATGATCAAGATAAGGAATGTGAAATCGCATTTGGTATTTATGGAAAATGGCGGAGACAAGAAGATCTTGAGGGAGCTAAGTGAGCCCAAAAAGGAGGGTGTCATGAAAGTGGAGCCAGATACAGAATGGCCTCCAagattttccaaatttgaaatggaTTTGgtaattgatgatttcaaattagaactttcatttgttgatcCAAGAAGACTTGGAAGAGTACGACTTATCACAGATAGGAAAGCGGAAACGGACGAAGGGCTTCTTCAATTGCCTCCATTGGATGCGTTGGGCCCTGATTACAGCAAATCCGAAGTAGAAACGAAAGTGTCCGATTTTGTCTTCGGAGATCCCGACCCTCACCATCATGGAAGGCCAAGATTGGACTTACGTGGATTCAATGAACTCATTTTATCTAAAAAGAAAGCCATCAAAAGTTTACTTCTAGATCAAGCATACTTTGCTGGAGTTGGTAACTGGGTAGGTGATGAGGTACTATTCCATGCCAAATTGCACCCAAACGAAATCATATCGAGTAAGATTGAGCGAAATTCGGGAAATATCAACCCTGTTATTGAACGATTGTATGAATCTTTGATTTATGTATGTGAGGAAGCAGTTAAATGTGAAGGTGACTCCAAAAAGTTCCCCTCACATTGGTTGATGTTGCATAGATGGGGAAAGGCTAGAAAGAGTCAAGGCAAAGCCAAGACTAAGGAGGGATTTATTTTGGACCATATTACAGTTGGAGGAAGAACCAGCTGTTTTGCTCCAGAAGTGCAACGactattgaagaaggagCTTGAAGGTGATGGAAAGGATTATAATCCAAAGACAAagggaaaaagaaagcaGGAGGAGGAGTCAGAGAAACTGGTAAAACGTAAAGGGAGGGGGAGGGTCTGA
- a CDS encoding Hch1 protein, translated as MVVHNPNNWHWVDKNCLPWAKTYFNDNIKNTSFENDEFNFYISDIQSVTGHCDVTQRKGNVLCIYDLRLVFNVSGKKKSNSDDDESISGTITIDEFEHDQDKSEYVYKIVVDDVSTEVDKYLIPLLTSKLVKFQPDLIEAHAKDVQHTEK; from the exons ATGGTGGTCCACAACCCTAATAATTG GCACTGGGTCGATAAAAACTGTTTACCTTGGGCAAAAACATATTTCAAtgacaatatcaaaaatacATCTTTCGAAAATGACGAGTTCAACTTTTACATATCAGATATTCAGTCAGTTACTGGACATTGTGATGTTACTCAAAGAAAGGGCAATGTTTTGTGTATATATGATTTGAGACTTGTCTTTAACGTACTgggaaagaaaaagagcaacctggatgatgatgaaagtaTTTCAGGAACCATCACCATCGACGAGTTCGAACATGACCAAGATAAGAGCGAATATGTATATAAGATCGTTGTCGATGATGTGTCAACCGAAGTAGATAAGTATTTGATACCGTTATTGACTTCAAAGTTGGTTAAGTTTCAACCCGATTTGATAGAAGCCCACGCCAAGGATGTACAACATACAGAAAAGTAA
- a CDS encoding DEAD-box helicase, translating into MSTTTAASSTYLDEDTTWKSLNLDPRLLQAIDQLGFENPTLIQSSAIPLALEEKRDIIAKASTGSGKTAAYAIPVIQNLLLDNSGPGIKSIILVPTRELSNQVFQFMEQLIKHSNKKIGILNLSSSYSDQVLNSLLANKPEIIISTPNKLIQILEMNDEKIPIDLSSVRNLTIDEVDLILSFGYLEDLAKLESYLPVKKNLQTFLMSATINDDINELKTKFCTKPAILKLDDEQSSNDKLVQFYAKTTEFDKFLLSYVIFKLNLIKGKTIVFVNNIDRGYRLKLFLEQFGIRCCILNSELPINSRLHIVEEFNKNVYHLLIATDEISVEKDEGENDVEEGKSAQKEETKSKRSKKDKEYGVSRGVDFKNVACVLNFDLPTTSKAYVHRIGRTARAGKSGMALSFVIPLKEVGKHKTATLSTAKRDEKILSKIVKQQEKNGFEIKPYQFDMKQVEGFRYRADDAFRAVTQTAIREARVKELKNELINSEKLKRFFQENPQNLASLRHDKELHPARVQAHLKNLPEYLLPESARSDVKNIGFVPFHNKNKVNKYRKKGKSKRKQDPLKTFKK; encoded by the coding sequence ATGTCAACTACAACGGCCGCGTCGTCCACTTACTTAGATGAGGACACTACATGGAAGTCATTAAACCTTGATCCAAGGTTATTACAGGCCATCGATCAGCTTGGGTTTGAGAACCCTACACTTATACAGAGTAGTGCTATACCTTTGGCTTTAGAGGAAAAGAGAGATATCATTGCCAAAGCATCAACCGGTTCTGGTAAAACTGCTGCTTATGCCATACCAGTAATTCAAAACTTGTTATTGGATAATTCTGGTCCTGGTATCAAGTCGATTATACTTGTGCCCACTAGGGAATTATCGAATCAAGTATTTCAATTCATGGAacaattgatcaaacatAGCAACAAGAAAATCGGCATATTGAATTTATCATCGAGTTATAGTGACCAAGTATTGAACTCCTTACTAGCGAATAAACCTGAGATTATCATTTCCACACCAAAtaaattgatccaaattttggaaatgaaTGATGAGAAAATTCCTATAGATTTAAGCTCAGTAAGAAACTTGACCATTGATGaggttgatttgattttgagtTTTGGTTACTTGGAGGATTTGGCTAAATTAGAGTCTTACTTACCAGTGAAGAAGAACTTACAAACATTTTTGATGTCAGCAACGATAAATGATGATATAAACGAACTCAAAACGAAGTTCTGTACCAAACCggcaattttgaaattggatgacGAACAAAGTAGcaatgataaattggtaCAGTTTTATGCAAAGACTACtgaatttgacaaatttttgCTAAGCTAcgtcattttcaaattaaatttgataaaaggtaaaacaattgtttttgtaaacAACATCGACAGAGGTTAcagattgaaattgtttttaGAACAGTTTGGTATCAGATGTTGCATTTTGAACAGTGAGTTACCGATAAATTCAAGACTACATATTGTGGAAGAGTTCAATAAGAATGTTTACCATTTGTTAATTGCCACAGATGAGATttcagttgaaaaagacgAAGGAGAGAATGATGTGGAAGAAGGAAAGAGTGcacaaaaagaagaaacaaaatccaaaagGTCCAAAAAGGACAAAGAGTATGGTGTTTCTCGTGgtgttgatttcaaaaacgtTGCTTGTGTGTTGAACTTTGATCTTCctacaacttcaaaagcATATGTGCATAGAATTGGTAGAACTGCTAGAGCTGGAAAGTCAGGAATGGCTCTTTCATTTGTCATTCCATTGAAGGAAGTGGGTAAACACAAGACTGCAACATTATCAACCGCCAAAAGAGACgaaaaaattttaagcAAGATCGttaaacaacaagaaaagaatggatttgaaataaaGCCATATCAGTTTGACATGAAGCAAGTTGAAGGGTTTAGATATCGTGCCGACGATGCATTCAGAGCAGTAACACAAACTGCCATCAGAGAAGCAAGAGTAAAGGAGTTAAAGAACgagttgatcaattcagAAAAATTAAAGAGATTTTTCCAGGAAAATCCTCAAAACTTGGCTAGTTTGAGGCATGACAAGGAATTGCATCCTGCTAGAGTCCAAGCTCATCTAAAGAACCTTCCCGAGTATCTTTTGCCCGAGAGTGCAAGGAGTGATGTGAAGAATATTGGCTTTGTTCCATTCcacaacaagaacaaggtGAATAAGTACAGAAAGAAGGGTAAATCTAAGAGAAAACAAGAtccattgaaaacattCAAGAAGTGA
- a CDS encoding transcription factor translates to MAPQPPQNLKDITDPSDFKYTTIPNLAELDVLERCYICKEFFRAPVITSCHHTFCSQCIREYLITNNLCPLCKTEVYESTLKRDVLLEEIVECYKKIRPLLLQNLDNSSNQQKKRYREDSTEIAGSDSDVETISSKRVKESLEDPEEQPLPVRKEEPEQDLAECPICSKKMDAERLQTVHIDACLSGKEEPSITRNGTVRSSISSFFTTVKSASPTPSPATATAPPPPPPSQKQQSIEPKPAPKRLQRLDFASLSTPKLKAKMTALKLSTLGTRHQLELRYNKYFVLYNSNCDSQYPVPQHVLRQQLKQWEISNPSFTVNGLTRNNEDISDSNFSSTEWLKKYGTEFKELVNQAKGNSG, encoded by the coding sequence ATGGCGCCGCAACCACCACAAAACTTGAAGGATATAACTGACCCATCTGATTTCAAGTATACAACTATTCCAAACTTGGCTGAGCTAGATGTGTTGGAAAGATGTTACATATGTAAAGAATTTTTTCGAGCACCAGTCATCACTTCATGTCATCACACATTTTGTTCACAATGTATTCGAGAGTACTTGATTACAAACAACCTATGTCCTTTATGTAAAACTGAAGTTTACGAAAGTACGTTAAAGCGCGATGTATTGTTGGAAGAGATTGTTGAATGCTATAAAAAGATCAGACCGCTACTATTGCAAAATCTTGACAACTCAAGCAATCAGCAAAAGAAACGATATCGAGAGGATAGTACTGAAATAGCAGGGAGTGATTCAGACGTGGAAACAATTAGCTCCAAGAGGGTAAAGGAGTCTCTCGAAGATCCTGAAGAGCAACCACTCCCTGTCAGGAAAGAGGAACCTGAACAAGATTTAGCTGAGTGCCCCATTTGTTCCAAAAAAATGGATGCTGAAAGGTTACAAACTGTACATATAGATGCATGTTTAAGTGGGAAAGAGGAACCGTCAATAACTCGAAATGGTACTGTGAGATCCTCCATATCATCGTTTTTCACAACAGTCAAGTCTGCATCTCCCACACCATCTCCAGCAACAGCGACAGCacctcctcctcctcccCCTtcacaaaaacaacaatctaTAGAACCCAAACCAGCCCCGAAACGATTACAAAGGTTAGATTTTGCATCTTTAAGCACACCAAAGCTAAAAGCAAAGATGACTGCATTGAAACTACTGACCCTCGGTACAAGGcatcaattggaattgcGATATAACAAGTATTTTGTCTTGTacaattccaattgtgATAGTCAATATCCAGTACCTCAACATGTTTTACGTCAACAACTTAAGCAATGGgaaatatcaaatccaaGTTTTACAGTTAATGGGTTGACAAGAAATAATGAAGATATATCAGATTCCAATTTCTCATCCACTGAGTGGTTGAAGAAATATGGTACTGAATTTAAAGAACTCGTCAATCAAGCAAAGGGGAATTCAGGGTAG
- a CDS encoding Oye2 NAPDH dehydrogenase: protein MSNDSNLVQIRPLGHTKLFEPIKVGANTLSQRIAFAPSTRQRGTTDYYPTDLQLPYYKARGQYPGTLVITEATYVSPGGAGRANVPGIWNDKQAAGWKKITDAIRSEKSFSSVQLWHLGRTADPEQLKHDGQPFIAPSPIYLDKESEQHAKKVGNELRAVTKEEIEDLVNNVYPNGARKALDAGFDYIELHSAHGYFLDQFLNPVTNHRTDEYGGSIENRARLLLAIIDKLIPIVGANRLAVRLSPWATFQVSDPEGSEIHAYILDQLQNRADEGNELAYISLVEPRVSASYDVSVEDQRGRSNAFAEKHWKGKFVKAGNYTYDAPKFETLLHDLENDRTLIAFSRFFTSNPDLVYRLKNGLALQHYDRSTFYTHNNYGYNTWNQHDGSEKFDKEAEQKRVGEVLA, encoded by the coding sequence ATGTCAAATGATTCAAACTTAGTTCAAATTAGACCTTTGGGTCATACCAAATTATTCGAACCCATCAAAGTTGGTGCTAATACGTTATCACAACGTATTGCATTTGCACCTTCAACAAGACAACGTGGTACTACTGACTACTACCCAACTGATTTGCAATTACCTTATTATAAAGCTAGAGGCCAGTACCCGGGCACTTTAGTAATCACTGAAGCTACTTATGTTTCCCCGGGTGGTGCTGGAAGAGCCAATGTACCAGGTATTTGGAATGATAAGCAGGCTGCTGGATGGAAGAAGATCACTGATGCCATTAGACTGGAGAAATCGTTCTCTAGTGTTCAATTATGGCATTTGGGAAGAACTGCTGATCcagaacaattgaaacatgaTGGTCAGCCTTTCATTGCACCTTCACCAATTTACTTGGATAAAGAATCGGAGCAACACGCAAAGAAAGTTGGAAATGAGTTAAGAGCAGTGACAAAggaggaaattgaagatttggttAATAATGTATACCCCAATGGAGCAAGAAAAGCATTGGATGCAGGTTTTGATTATATTGAATTACATTCAGCTCATGGATACTTTTTagatcaattcttgaaccCCGTGACTAATCACAGAACTGATGAATATGGAGGATCTATTGAAAACCGTGCTCGTTTGTTATTAGcaatcattgataaattgatcCCTATTGTTGGTGCAAATAGGTTAGCTGTTAGATTATCACCATGGGCTACTTTCCAAGTTAGTGATCCCGAAGGTTCAGAAATTCATGCTTatattcttgatcaattgcaaaaccGTGCTGATGAAGGTAACGAGTTGGCGTATATATCCTTAGTTGAACCTAGAGTTTCCGCTAGTTACGACGTCTCCGTTGAAGATCAACGTGGTAGATCTAATGCATTTGCCGAAAAACATTGGAAAGGTAAATTCGTCAAAGCAGGAAACTATACTTATGACGCAcctaaatttgaaactttattacatgatttggaaaatgatcGAACCTTGATTGCATTTTCAAGATTTTTCACATCGAATCCTGATTTGGTTTAtcgattgaaaaatggtttGGCTTTACAACATTATGATAGATCTACTTTTTATACTCATAATAATTATGGATATAATACTTGGAACCAACATGACGGtagtgaaaaatttgataaagaagCTGAACAAAAGAGAGTTGGTGAAGTGTTAGCTTAA
- a CDS encoding Scj1 protein (S. cerevisiae homolog SCJ1 has chaperone has in ER-associated protein catabolic process, protein folding, response to unfolded protein and localizes to endoplasmic reticulum lumen): MQYRFLLSTILLISLLSFTIAKKNFYQILGVDKSASDKEIKSAYRQLTLKYHPDKNPGDEAAHDKFIEIGEAYEVLSDATKRKNYDTFGDPNGQPQQHNFDFGDIFGQFFGGGGHGHGGARGQPQVKRGNDANVDVHLSLKDFYRGKLVAFDVVMQNDCTQCDGTGSKDKQRHTCEKCQGTGQIIVQHQLAPGFSQQIRMACDVCGGTGKSVKNACKSCNGEGVVRGQRHYDVHLERGQGRDSSIRLEGEGDKSPHWVPGDLIVRFREKFSDSWGYRRIRDNLYRTEVLSLQEALQGGWERHIPFLGESDGDDVDEEYREVVLKRGKGESVMDGQVEVVKGYGMPIVTDHDEEDKFGDLFIEYKVVIPGGSKAKGDIKKDEL; this comes from the coding sequence ATGCAATACCGATTCCTACTATCAACGATACTCCTCATCTCCCTCCTATCATTCACAATAGCTAAAAAGAACTTCTATCAAATTCttggtgttgataaatCTGCTTCCGAtaaagaaatcaaatctGCTTATCGTCAATTAACATTGAAATACCATCCCGACAAGAATCCCGGAGATGAAGCGGCCCATGATAAATTTATagaaattggtgaagcTTATGAAGTATTGAGTGATGCCACTAAACGGAAAAATTATGATACTTTTGGCGATCCAAATGGACAGCCTCAACAGcataattttgatttcgGAGATATATTTGGACAATTCTTCGGTGGAGGAGGGCATGGCCATGGTGGTGCACGTGGTCAACCACAAGTGAAACGTGGCAATGATGCCAATGTCGATGTTCATTTATCATTAAAAGATTTCTATCGTGGTAAGCTAGTGGCATTCGATGTTGTTATGCAAAATGATTGTACCCAATGTGATGGAACGGGATCCAAGGACAAACAACGCCATACATGTGAAAAATGTCAAGGTACTGGTCAAATTATCgttcaacatcaattagCGCCAGGTTTCTCGCAACAAATCCGTATGGCATGTGATGTATGTGGCGGTACGGGTAAACTGGTTAAAAATGCATGTAAATCATGTAATGGAGAGGGGGTAGTACGCGGTCAAAGACATTATGATGTCCATTTAGAACGAGGACAAGGTAGAGATAGTTCAATACGCTTGGAAGGAGAAGGGGATAAGAGTCCACATTGGGTACCAGGAGATTTGATTGTCAGGTTTAGGGAAAAGTTTAGCGATAGTTGGGGATATAGAAGAATCAGAGACAATTTGTATCGAACAGAGGTGTTGTCATTACAAGAAGCATTACAAGGAGGATGGGAAAGACATATACCGTTTTTGGGTGAaagtgatggtgatgatgtcGATGAAGAGTATAGAGAAGTTGTATTAAAACGTGGTAAAGGTGAAAGTGTAATGGATGGacaagttgaagttgtgAAAGGATATGGTATGCCAATTGTCACTGAtcatgatgaagaagacaaatttggtgatttgtttattgaGTACAAGGTGGTGATACCGGGTGGTAGCAAAGCTAAAGGAGATATAAAGAAAGATGAATTGTGA